The Tachyglossus aculeatus isolate mTacAcu1 unplaced genomic scaffold, mTacAcu1.pri scaffold_195_arrow_ctg1, whole genome shotgun sequence genome has a window encoding:
- the LOC119923413 gene encoding olfactory receptor 2G3-like — protein sequence MYFFLSRLSLVYFCFTASFVLQLLWNLKEPSKTITVVGSVVQLYVSLALVSTECILLAIMALNCYPAVCLPLHYSTVMHSRLCRTLGDPGFGDTLVLILLPLSLITVSYGSIVPAMLRIKSPQVWRKTLSTCGSHLLVITLFYGSIMVVHIWPSSSFSVTLYKFLTLFNTAVTPTLNPLIYTLRNKDVKGAVRRIMESDQSSEAG from the exons atgtacttcttcctgtctcGCCTGTCCCTCGTGTACTTCTGCTTCACCGCAAGCTTTGTCCTCCAGCTTCTGTGGAACCTCAAGGAGCCCTCCAAGACCATCACCGTGGTCGGTAGTGTGGTCCAGCTTtatgtctccctggccctggtgtCGACGGAGTGCATCCTTCTGGCCATCATGGCCTTGAACTGTTACCCTGCCGTTTGCCTACCCCTTCACTACTCCACCGTCATGCACTCACGACTGTGCCGGACCCTG GGAGATCCAGGTTTTGGGGACACTTTGGTCCTGATTCTCCTGCCGTTGAGCCTGATCACGGTGTCCTATGGGTCCATTGTCCCGGCCATGCTGAGGATCAAGTCTCCCCAGGTCTGGAGGAAGACCCTGAGCACCTGCGGGTCTCATCTCCTGGTGATCACTCTCTTCTATGGGTCCATCATGGTGGTCCACATCTGGCCCAGCAGCTCCTTCTCTGTGACTTTGTACAAGTTTCTGACCCTTTTCAACACAgcggtcacccccaccctcaacccgctcatctacacCTTGAGGAACAAGGACGTGAAGGGGGCAGTGAGAAGGATTATGGAAAGCGACCAGAGTTCAGAAGCTGGCTAA